In Leucoraja erinacea ecotype New England chromosome 15, Leri_hhj_1, whole genome shotgun sequence, the following proteins share a genomic window:
- the LOC129704274 gene encoding interferon-induced protein with tetratricopeptide repeats 5-like, with protein MSDTLRESLLVKLGQLQCHFTWGPQMDDSDLDEVKQKLQDSIIIGGNHQGVPHNQLAYINYLQGNYEEALRDLEEAERRLREIHGDGFERRSIVTHGNRAWLHYHMGQLSEAQSYLDMLEVMCGPLTQGPHVTAMVPEVLGEKGWSLLSSHSQFYEEAKECFAKALEEDPDNTEWNMGYATALYRLESISGILQNPEVSQSVKQLRRVLELDPGESVARVMLALRLQEFQQKAEANELVEEALRTSPDSPYVLRYAAKFYRTERNVDKAIEMLKKALEFTPLSSFLHHQMGICYRKKLMALRRNQGIADPGVEAELIGHCKQYFGTAFELEPSYVFAKLDFASICLMNDESDRAEEIYNDLRSLEDVTPDKKQAIELQLGLYELYHTKSESNAIHHFMEGLKIRRGTKEWKLCYTKLEKIARRQITRNPYNSRAWGILGFLHREAGENSEAVECYEKALRWDRGNEEYLSALRELRPST; from the coding sequence CGACACACTGAGGGAGTCCTTGTTGGTGAAGCTCGGCCAGCTTCAGTGCCACTTCACGTGGGGCCCACAGATGGACGACAGTGACCTGGACGAAGTGAAGCAGAAGTTGCAGGATTCGATTATCATCGGCGGGAATCACCAAGGCGTGCCGCACAACCAGCTGGCTTACATCAACTACCTGCAGGGCAACTACGAAGAAGCTCTCCGTGACTTAGAGGAGGCGGAGAGACGTCTGAGGGAGATCCACGGGGATGGATTTGAGAGGAGGAGCATCGTCACCCATGGCAACCGGGCCTGGTTGCATTACCACATGGGGCAACTCAGCGAGGCCCAGTCCTACCTCGACATGCTGGAGGTGATGTGTGGCCCCCTCACACAGGGCCCGCACGTCACGGCAATGGTGCCCGAGGTgttgggggagaaggggtggtctTTGCTGAGCTCCCACTCTCAGTTCTACGAGGAGGCGAAGGAATGTTTCGCCAAGGCTCTGGAGGAAGATCCCGACAACACGGAGTGGAACATGGGCTACGCCACCGCTCTGTACCGTCTGGAATCGATTTCCGGGATCCTGCAAAACCCCGAAGTGAGTCAGTCGGTGAAACAGCTGAGACGGGTGCTGGAGCTCGATCCGGGTGAatctgtggccagggtgatgctgGCCCTCAGGCTCCAAGAGTTCCAGCAAAAGGCAGAAGCGAATGAATTGGTTGAAGAAGCGTTGCGGACAAGCCCAGATTCTCCATATGTGCTCCGCTATGCAGCAAAGTTTTACAGAACAGAGCGCAATGTTGATAAAGCGATAGAGATGTTGAAGAAAGCCTTAGAATTCACTCCGCTCTCTTCCTTCTTGCACCATCAAATGGGTATCTGTTACAGAAAAAAGCTAATGGCTCTGCGTAGAAATCAAGGCATTGCAGACCCTGGCGTGGAGGCTGAGTTGATCGGCCATTGCAAGCAGTATTTTGGAACGGCATTTGAACTAGAGCCATCGTATGTATTTGCAAAGCTggattttgccagcatctgcttAATGAATGATGAATCAGACAGGGCGGAGGAGATATACAACGACCTCCGGAGTTTAGAGGATGTTACTCCAGATAAAAAGCAGGCAATAGAGTTACAGCTTGGATTATATGAACTGTATCACACCAAATCTGAATCAAACGCCATCCACCATTTTATGGAAGGCCTTAAAATCCGGCGCGGCACGAAAGAATGGAAACTTTGTTACACTAAGTTGGAGAAGATTGCAAGAAGGCAAATTACCAGGAACCCGTACAACAGCAGAGCCTGGGGTATCCTGGGGTTTCTTCACCGAGAAGCCGGGGAGAATTCTGAAGCTGTTGAATGCTATGAAAAGGCCTTGCGGTGGGATCGTGGCAACGAAGAATATCTCAGCGCTCTTCGTGAATTGCGCCCTTCTACTTAG